The sequence below is a genomic window from Bombus fervidus isolate BK054 chromosome 2, iyBomFerv1, whole genome shotgun sequence.
ataaatttaattacacaatattgcaaaattatatttttgtaagcaATTTAGTTACGATTTCATATAATGAGCTTAAAATTACTCTCATAAAGGTAAGAATATCATACTTACTACACATTATGATATTAAAACGTTGTGATTATATTCTTATTCATTTAGTAGATTTATTTAGAAGTTGCTTCCTTTCACTGCTTTCTATAgcatgaaataattaattttctcttatGTTCCCTTTTGCTTTATTTTTGcctatatatatgcatatgttCAGAATCTTATTATTTCGTTTgatatgtttatttttatttttttgtttctttcttttaatattcagCTGAACCGGGAGTCTGAATTTAATGAGATGGCAGCCTGGTTAGATCATACGGTGAGTTATATATAACAAtgagattaaaaatttgtaatataatcatttaacacatcattaaaattttcttcataATGTTCAATtgcatttaattatatttcgtagttaTTAAAACAACTTCTTTTTCAGCCAGGAGCACATGGTGATCAAGAATCTCTAACATCTTCAGAGTTCGAACGTTTCTTAGCAGAACGAGCTGCTGCTGCTGAAGCTCTACCAACTCTGCCCACAACTACTACTAGTACAGGAAATACTACAAATTCTGAAAACTCTAACATTCAGCGTCAAATTAATAAGGATCAAGATAAATCTTTATTTGCtctttaaatgtaattttcatatttacattttagaaaactgatgaaaattaaatttattctaattcGGTCATCAAATACACTTTCTAATAAATCAATgcttctaataataatattaatattagaaacattgataaaataagttgaagaaaacaatataaaaaaaaataaaaagaaaatgcttTGTGCTTAAATGTACTTAAGAATAGAATTGATACTAAATGATCGTAAATTAGCattttattacgttgtaaaaatttaataacaatgaataacttattttaaaataaccgTTACGcgtaaatattatgtaatgcaaaaatagaagaaatactAACTTatgttatttgtatataaaaaaacacattgtatgcaaaataatattcatattacaATGTGTGGTCTCATGCCTTGGAACtatataagaattattaatttatgcagttgcatttttcaaatttgcggatttaaatagaaaaagattaatatttcattttgtgaTTGATTTTGTTACGCTAtagatcgaaatatttttatatcttagaTTCGTCGATCatttgatattttgtataaatatgataCGTTCATTATTATAGTAATTTTGAtctttatgaagtattattattatagagtaatataaatttatcgatagtattgttataattatgtaacgatatattacaaataactaatatattctaaaattatattataggaATATCATTGGTAATAAGGAACGTTATGTAAATCTTatgtttgtaatttaaaattatagttttacTTTGAAGAAAGCAAACATATTGACAGTACTATGATAAGAACTAAGATTCTTTATGCAATTTTAAAGATGTGATAAATCATTATGAAACTATCTTTAAATGTTTGATTTTATAAGGCTGTATCCTTCTaccaatgaatattttattttaatatcagatagtcaaatatttttactaaaaatatattacttttgaCAAATAGTGCAGCTATAGCACTAAACAtgttaattcttttattctagaatagatgaaatatttaagaatatttcaaatagatGTTTAAAAcaagatgaaagaaaaattaaatttgcttATTTGTGTGAATTGTATTTACTTCTACGTAAATACTTGTAATCTATGTAActaataacataaaaaattattcttgtgTTTTATGtgattattacaatttttattgaatattgtgaaagaaattaattttatattttcaatcatttctttatatttttaaaattatacatcgttttttcgttttgtaataaacttttctaatattccaatatattgatgattgtatttaaaaattctaatccttatataaaactaatataaaattgtaacataTAGTACTTCAAagacaattataaaaaatttgttattatttatatattaaggTCTTctataacaattatataaattacaattttatatttatgttaatatttaatcaagATCACAGTTACagacattaaatattatttatatcaacaatatttctatattttaaattattttgatatttgcaaataaattatcgaatataatataaaaaggactaagaaaattgtttcgtactgtaagttttttatttaaaattctatttttcaaataaatttttattttattaatcataattATATGATCACATGacctattttataataaaataatattcatattaaatggttatcaaacaaattttctttatcaatatatacaatataatatattatatatgtatataaattatttctctttatcgTTTCACTATATAGAAAGATACATATCCGCATTCAAATTTCTCATATTAGTCCATCGATGTGTAAGTACAGATACATATGTTCgtgaatatattattgcgATACCACAAGCTAAGGTCACGTGGTTCACTCATCGTGTATTTCACGCTGATCATTTCAACCCGTGTGGTTGGTCTAATCGGTACCAGTTGAAGGCACAGTATACAATTTGATTGATTCTATACTAAGATTTCAAGATTAATCTCGGATGATCTGGTATCGAAAATATAGTTCAAAGTTATTGTTGTGCTTTTCTCATAAGAAACATGTATACTGTATCAAAAGGACCTAGCAAGATAGCCGCTAAGACACGAAGAGGTACCGATACCAGAAAAATTTTTAACTGTATTTATAAACAGTTATAATATCAACTTCGTTGAACATTATCATCTTTCAGGGATTAGTCAGAACCTCGAGAGGCTGGAAACTTTGCGTGATTTAACGAGAAAAGCAGATCCTGATGATGACCACGAGGCCACCCGGTAAGTAATGTTTGAACCCATGTTAACCCTggttcgtttctttcctttctcttttcgtaACTTCAGCATTTCGACATTACGCAATTCATAATTGTCCGTTGATAGTAAGCACGTGCAATTCCTATGTTGTATTCGTAAAGactcataaattataattcataaagtattacaCAATCATATCATTATCATATGCTTTTAGAAAAAAGTTATGTGATGTACTATGAGCAGTTTTTTTCGTacattaatatgtataataaaaacaattattatttcacaGCCATGTGCCAAAACCAGTCTTTCACATGAATGGGAAATCTAAATTCAGTTCACAGAGGCATCAAATGCAAGAAGTTATTACACCTCAGCATGAAGAACTTATTAAATTTGTCTATGAATGTAGGTTAAACATTTCTGTTACTTGATTTTGAAagttataacaaaatttttatttcacagtgtataaggaaatatatttatactgtATTTGTATTGCATAATATCATAACactacaattataatttttatttatcagcATGGAATCAAGTTAATACACGACAAAGAACTGAATCTTCTGATGGTTCAGATTGTTCAGAACCTTCCAGtaagttttttttaaatctaattGAAGCAGACtgtaaatttttttacttttatttaccTTTCTAAgcattaaatatgtatgtctttgcatatatacaaattcataagtaactaattaaaatttgattaaatatttataataaataaaaatattttgtaaatttcagGTCCTAGTTCTATAGTGTATTACAATGATGGTGAACCAAATGACACCCTCCAAGGTAAGCTataatttctctcttttaaaAAAAGACTATATGTAATTGAgatagattaaaataaatatactattTCAGATTTTAAACCATTTGATTTGGAATCATGGTGGGGTAaacgattatttaataatatcacAAAGTCACTTTGAAAGACACAGAAATTTATAACAGTTATGGAGATACATCTTGAAGTAGTACAGAATGGCAAACAGTGCTAAAGATTAGCCTGTTTTGTGCTTTAAAAGTAATTGAAGAATCAGTGAATAACTGTAGAATTGAATCTGAAGATTAGAAATGAACATAATTTGTTGGATACCACAAAGTTgcaattaatgaatttaaacTGTTGTAGAAttcatacataattatttgttacaaCGAATTTCTTGTATGAAATatcaactttttattatacatgcaactttaaaaattaatttgtttggaactttaaatacatacacatatgtaaCTATAGAACagcattttttttaatattgtaagGGATTATGATTGGTAATTTGCATGAGTTTAGATATGCATTATTATCAACATTATCCTTGAATTGTGATATAACAATACACATTTCTGTTTGAAGCTGTTCcaaaattttgattaatataaaattgtacagaaATTTTGTTCAAGTTCAGAAGATGttgcaaatttataaattaaccggtaaaaaattaatgtgaTACGAAGTACGATTGCTATTTCCGTTCatagatttttaaaataacgCAGGTAAAGATACAACTCATAAATACATACCAGATAGGGTTAGGCAAACACAAAAATCCCTGCGTGGTATGAATGCAGCgtgaaaataatgaatttttaagcaTAGGATGATGTACATATTACATGCATCGTTTGTGTGAATGCATGACTACACTGCTGATATTGTTATGACAATTGTATCTAAATACATTTATGTAAGCAAATTTTAGTATAACTTTGTAGACTGATAATGTTTAAGGTTGTTACATGATTATTAGACAAGATAAACCTTGTTACCAATGTATTTGCAACCTTTGCTTTCAAAGttcttatttcatatttatctgACATAATCTTatctaattattaaatttttactttaagtattaaaaaaaatgattatcaaaaatttttatatgaacTGATACTTTTGAAAAGCAGAGTTTGCAAAAGTAGTCAAAATGTAGTGCAACATTTGGCCATTTAAGGCTGAATCAAGcggttataaataaatacatcttTATATACATGACATCTTTcttaatctttttacattaactttaatacattaaatttcataGTATTAATCTgacttatatatttttttaacagtaaataaattttaatattgaatataaaacTGTCAATTCATATGAGTTTCTAAAGATTGATTATGTATaggtttttaaattatatatgtctgtattcaaatttataaaaactaattaaattattgtttcataataaaatgaataataacattatgttttgagaaataagtaaaaaaatatcgcGTATTATAAGGGGTCAAATCGTACTTGCCACAAACTAGGTAGGTTAACTGTTTAAATAACCTTCTCAATTCACAAATATAAGATATTGaaagcaaatatttaaaaattataagctatatttttaacataatataatatatttattataaatatttatttaagtttATTCCACTAGTATATGtaggtaatatttttatgcaaaagGATGTGTGAATTAAAAGAGCAAGAATATGACTATTTTGATACAATAATGAATAAAAGTCTTATGGGAATggcaaaaatacataataatttaattacattagaAGAATGTAATGCAATCTTACGTAAAGATTATGCAAATATGATTGGGAAGGTATATAATTTGTcatgattaaataaaaattttaattacaatattatatggtattataataataggTTAAATTAATATCTGGTGGCAGAGCTgaaaatgaattaatatatCCTGGAGTTGTGGGTCCTGGGATGTTAACAGCTGCAGTTTTAGGAAATACCTTTTCTGCGCCTTCTGTTGATAATATATTAAGAGTTATTGAAGAAGTTGGATTTGATCACACTGAaggtaataagatataattatataataagatattattttatattattaaataattaaataaaatatatatatacaggtatattattaattgtacaaaattatgCGGAATATTCTATAAACTTTAATTTGGCAAAATTATATGCTGAACTAAAAGGATATGTTGTTAgactaataacaataaataacagtgatatgttttattttggtAATAGTGTAAAAGAACATAATCT
It includes:
- the LOC139998129 gene encoding MAPK regulated corepressor interacting protein 2; this encodes MYTVSKGPSKIAAKTRRGISQNLERLETLRDLTRKADPDDDHEATRHVPKPVFHMNGKSKFSSQRHQMQEVITPQHEELIKFVYESWNQVNTRQRTESSDGSDCSEPSSPSSIVYYNDGEPNDTLQDFKPFDLESWWGKRLFNNITKSL